A stretch of the Thiomicrorhabdus indica genome encodes the following:
- a CDS encoding dimethylamine monooxygenase subunit DmmA family protein, with translation MQAEPTTKSRPIYPPVEIDKDVAQHLFIAETGAFSALSKLYESCSSERSCWIVGEPEANSLGKYPKGCHFVRPADMSDVFSKLFSELPISSSLYLSAFRESFIWDMHNLAIKAGMADEQIKKLKPLSNERRLFCTHCYTLTEGVTHTPFQCPGCDRLLLVRDHFSRNHGAYVGVQINAEDPNDIPETQELN, from the coding sequence ATGCAAGCAGAACCTACAACCAAAAGCCGACCAATCTACCCGCCGGTAGAAATCGATAAGGATGTAGCACAGCACCTGTTCATTGCTGAAACCGGTGCTTTCTCCGCCTTATCCAAACTTTACGAATCCTGTTCATCGGAACGCTCTTGCTGGATTGTCGGAGAACCAGAAGCCAATAGCTTAGGCAAATACCCGAAAGGTTGTCACTTTGTCCGACCAGCGGATATGTCAGATGTTTTCAGTAAGCTATTCTCTGAGTTGCCCATTTCTAGCAGTCTATACCTGAGTGCTTTCAGAGAGTCTTTTATATGGGATATGCATAATCTGGCCATCAAAGCAGGAATGGCGGACGAACAGATCAAAAAACTTAAACCTTTAAGTAATGAACGTCGACTTTTCTGCACGCACTGTTACACCCTCACAGAAGGCGTGACCCACACACCATTCCAGTGCCCCGGTTGCGACCGTCTGCTCTTGGTGAGAGATCATTTTTCTCGAAACCATGGTGCTTATGTCGGTGTACAGATTAATGCAGAAGACCCGAACGACATTCCGGAAACGCAGGAGTTAAACTAA
- a CDS encoding sensor histidine kinase produces MLNLDHFLSINVFAYFGKFKRSWCKTVAAEIDYSEIAFTLAQSDSISESLSSVLAQPKLHKAGQQVFPNFQELFVLMTESSDKYVIHCAGSVRSTSPVKNHLSAFQINVDTMNNIQPFLQKIDDSNFLFCPVFNENQDAMAYLVIAFKGHIKDQTQVDFYTSSLTRAIQRGLQAYQKRHADLKRAINNERMSQAADLHDSIAQVLSYLKLRSSSLKAYLYETDTVADDTMLKFANEIDNQVGFAHRLIRELITSSRLSFLQTDLADAIQNSMQEFEQLSGVVFDLDNRANEALKKLPYQSEILFIIRESLCNLVRHSHASHARIVITQQSQNLQVLIEDNGIGIQPESKRPDSFGLCIMEERARKMDAELIVENRKQGGTRVQLSIPREH; encoded by the coding sequence GTGCTAAATCTAGATCACTTTTTATCGATTAACGTTTTTGCTTACTTTGGCAAGTTCAAGCGTTCTTGGTGTAAAACTGTCGCTGCAGAAATTGACTATTCTGAAATAGCGTTTACGCTTGCCCAAAGCGACTCAATTTCTGAATCCCTCTCCTCTGTGCTAGCGCAACCCAAACTCCATAAAGCAGGCCAACAAGTCTTTCCCAACTTTCAAGAGTTGTTTGTGTTAATGACAGAATCAAGCGATAAATATGTTATTCATTGCGCAGGTTCTGTTCGATCAACCTCCCCTGTAAAAAATCATCTCAGTGCTTTTCAAATCAATGTCGACACGATGAATAATATTCAGCCTTTTTTGCAAAAAATTGATGACAGCAACTTCCTTTTTTGCCCTGTTTTCAATGAAAACCAAGACGCTATGGCTTACTTGGTAATCGCCTTTAAGGGCCATATCAAAGATCAGACTCAAGTCGATTTTTACACCTCCTCACTAACCCGAGCGATTCAAAGAGGACTTCAGGCCTACCAAAAAAGGCATGCAGATTTAAAGCGAGCCATTAATAACGAACGCATGTCGCAAGCAGCAGACTTACATGACTCGATTGCTCAAGTACTAAGCTATCTGAAATTACGCTCATCGAGCTTGAAAGCCTACCTTTATGAAACAGATACCGTAGCCGATGACACTATGTTGAAATTTGCCAATGAAATCGACAATCAGGTTGGTTTTGCACACCGACTTATTCGAGAGCTCATCACCTCCTCACGACTCAGTTTTTTACAAACTGACCTTGCCGATGCTATTCAAAATTCTATGCAAGAATTCGAACAGCTTTCCGGTGTAGTTTTTGACCTTGATAACCGAGCAAATGAAGCCTTAAAAAAACTGCCTTATCAAAGTGAGATTCTTTTCATTATCCGAGAATCACTCTGTAACTTAGTCCGTCATTCTCATGCGAGCCATGCTCGAATAGTCATCACTCAACAAAGTCAAAATCTACAAGTTTTAATAGAAGATAACGGTATAGGCATTCAGCCGGAAAGCAAACGCCCAGACAGTTTTGGACTCTGCATTATGGAAGAACGTGCGCGAAAAATGGATGCAGAACTCATAGTCGAAAACAGAAAACAGGGCGGTACCCGCGTACAACTGTCCATTCCAAGAGAACATTAA
- a CDS encoding NAD(P)-binding domain-containing protein, with product MTQTNLTPRVAILGAGPSGLAQLRAFQSAQAKGAAIPKLVCFEKQSDWGGLWNYTWRTGLDENGEPVHGSMYRYLWSNGPKECLEFADYTFEEHFGKPIASYPPREVLWDYIKGRVEKAGVRDYIRFSTAVRNVSYDEVTDTFTVTVHDHKEDKIYSEEFDYVITATGHFSTPKVPEFEGFKTFGGRILHAHDFRDALEFKDKDILLVGASYSAEDIGSQCYKYGAKSITSCYRTNPMGFKWPENWDEKPNLLRVDTDHAYFADGSSKKIDAIILCTGYLHHFPFLNDSLRLVTDNRLWPLDLYKGVVWENNPKLFYLGMQDQWYTFNMFDAQAWYVRDIILGRIALPEKEEMTAHSMEWRERELALVTAEEMYTYQGDYIQELIDATDYPSFNIPEVNKTFLEWKHHKKENIMTFRDHSYRSIMTGTMSPKHHTPWIDALDDSLEAYLSESSETINDMKMAANQ from the coding sequence ATGACGCAAACAAATTTAACTCCGCGAGTAGCCATTTTAGGAGCAGGACCAAGCGGTTTAGCACAACTACGCGCCTTCCAATCTGCTCAAGCCAAAGGAGCGGCAATTCCCAAATTAGTCTGTTTTGAAAAACAAAGTGATTGGGGTGGACTTTGGAACTATACCTGGAGAACGGGTCTGGATGAAAATGGCGAACCAGTTCATGGAAGTATGTACCGCTACCTTTGGTCAAACGGACCGAAGGAGTGTTTGGAGTTCGCAGACTATACCTTTGAAGAACATTTCGGGAAACCAATTGCTTCCTATCCTCCTCGAGAAGTTCTTTGGGACTACATTAAGGGGCGTGTTGAAAAGGCTGGCGTTCGCGACTATATCCGCTTTAGTACAGCTGTTCGCAATGTCTCTTATGATGAAGTAACCGACACCTTTACCGTAACCGTTCACGACCATAAAGAAGACAAAATCTATTCCGAAGAGTTCGACTATGTCATAACTGCTACCGGACACTTCTCAACGCCAAAAGTACCCGAATTTGAAGGCTTCAAAACGTTTGGAGGCCGCATTCTTCACGCTCATGACTTTCGAGATGCGCTTGAATTCAAAGACAAAGATATCCTATTGGTCGGCGCTAGCTACTCTGCTGAAGATATTGGTTCGCAATGTTATAAATATGGTGCAAAGAGCATTACCAGCTGTTATCGCACCAACCCAATGGGCTTTAAATGGCCTGAAAACTGGGATGAAAAGCCGAACCTACTGAGAGTTGACACTGATCATGCATATTTTGCAGATGGTAGTTCTAAAAAAATTGATGCCATTATTCTGTGTACGGGTTACTTGCATCACTTCCCATTTCTAAATGATTCACTGCGCTTGGTAACAGACAATCGTCTATGGCCACTGGATTTATATAAAGGCGTCGTGTGGGAAAACAACCCAAAACTCTTCTATCTTGGTATGCAAGATCAATGGTATACCTTCAACATGTTCGACGCGCAAGCTTGGTATGTTCGAGACATCATTCTTGGACGCATCGCTCTGCCAGAAAAAGAAGAAATGACCGCTCATTCCATGGAATGGCGTGAAAGAGAGCTGGCTTTAGTGACCGCGGAAGAGATGTACACCTACCAAGGCGATTACATTCAGGAACTGATTGATGCGACCGACTACCCGAGCTTCAATATTCCGGAAGTTAATAAAACTTTCCTAGAATGGAAACATCACAAGAAAGAAAACATCATGACTTTCCGAGACCATTCATACCGCTCAATCATGACGGGCACCATGTCACCAAAACATCATACCCCTTGGATTGATGCACTGGATGATTCTCTTGAAGCCTACCTTTCGGAATCATCAGAAACTATTAACGATATGAAAATGGCCGCCAATCAGTAA
- a CDS encoding PAS domain-containing protein, giving the protein MNSLSDAIIIVEKGNRLKFANHHWTELTGYPLKSSYQKTFLDFIHPEDRISWQEAFQKFYHSNHTQLLWLRLLDQKEMVHWCEIRVQPVFKNRSFPVSATLCDITPQIRSDQIKEARYRSLNSLINRVPGMLYRSRNNINWTMEYVSEGCKELTGYKPDKMINNAELSYGSLIHIDDQADVWRNVQAAIQSNQSFEISYRLIHASGEIRQVHEKGCAIYSDTGAILGIEGIIFTLNLPI; this is encoded by the coding sequence ATGAACAGTTTGAGCGATGCAATTATTATCGTCGAAAAAGGCAATCGCCTTAAGTTTGCCAATCATCATTGGACCGAACTCACTGGCTATCCACTAAAAAGCAGTTACCAAAAAACGTTTCTTGACTTTATTCACCCTGAAGACCGTATCTCTTGGCAAGAGGCTTTTCAAAAGTTTTACCATTCTAATCACACTCAGCTACTGTGGCTGCGCTTACTTGATCAAAAAGAAATGGTGCATTGGTGCGAAATACGCGTGCAACCGGTTTTTAAAAATCGATCTTTTCCAGTCAGTGCAACCTTATGTGACATTACGCCACAAATTCGCTCTGACCAGATTAAAGAAGCACGATATCGTAGCTTAAATAGTTTAATCAACCGTGTTCCGGGAATGCTTTATCGCTCACGCAACAATATCAACTGGACCATGGAATATGTCAGTGAAGGTTGCAAAGAATTAACGGGATATAAACCCGATAAAATGATTAATAATGCTGAACTTTCTTATGGCTCTCTTATTCATATAGATGACCAAGCAGACGTCTGGCGTAATGTTCAAGCGGCGATACAATCTAATCAAAGCTTTGAAATCTCCTATCGACTGATACATGCCAGCGGTGAAATTCGACAAGTGCATGAAAAAGGCTGCGCAATCTATTCCGACACCGGTGCCATTCTTGGTATAGAAGGCATTATTTTTACACTAAACCTACCTATTTAA
- a CDS encoding response regulator: protein MANSKVVKAVVVDDHPLFRRGVVELLNESAQFEVIKSFGSAEELLKSLPTPPPDLILLDLQMPKITGVDALKKLRPQWVETKFVILTFSMDSKNLMDAISYGVDGFLLKDSSSEQILSQLISVMQGKITINESGITLLAETIRTQGIPSEKSSLSDNSTKQNTIFDDLTEREKQTLELISKGLSNKLIARELGISDGTVKVYVKSLLRKLELNSRLELAAWSHTHHAFSSDENA, encoded by the coding sequence ATGGCAAATTCAAAAGTCGTTAAAGCCGTTGTGGTTGACGATCACCCTCTTTTTCGACGAGGAGTCGTTGAACTACTGAACGAAAGCGCACAGTTTGAGGTGATAAAATCTTTTGGCTCTGCTGAAGAGCTGCTGAAATCACTTCCAACGCCTCCGCCAGATTTGATTCTGCTTGATCTTCAAATGCCTAAAATAACTGGAGTTGATGCCTTGAAAAAGCTTCGCCCACAGTGGGTCGAAACGAAGTTTGTCATTTTGACTTTTTCAATGGATTCAAAAAACTTGATGGATGCTATCAGTTACGGCGTAGATGGTTTTTTGCTTAAAGACAGCTCATCCGAACAGATTCTTTCACAGCTGATTTCGGTAATGCAAGGCAAAATAACGATTAACGAATCAGGCATCACTTTATTAGCAGAAACAATCCGAACTCAGGGCATTCCTAGCGAAAAATCCTCACTCTCAGACAACTCAACCAAACAAAATACGATTTTTGATGATTTAACTGAACGTGAAAAACAGACTCTGGAATTAATTTCTAAAGGACTCAGTAATAAACTGATTGCTCGAGAACTAGGTATCAGTGATGGTACTGTTAAGGTGTATGTCAAAAGCCTTTTGCGAAAACTGGAATTGAATTCTAGACTTGAACTAGCCGCTTGGAGCCACACTCACCATGCTTTCAGCTCGGATGAAAATGCATGA
- a CDS encoding PDR/VanB family oxidoreductase produces MSQTAITVKVSNIRKVAPTIREFTLTPVDGDFFPFSPGSHVVVEMPAEGKKIRNAYSLLSDPRDPQSYRIAVRLQPESRGGSIYMHEKVQLGDELIITPPSNLFAPDWRAKKHLFFAGGVGITPFMSYIPEMLRQNADFELYYMYRSTQTGAYINELKEMLSNRLHAYDSAVSNRADIAKIMAECPQGTHIYICGPESLIETILKIGEKTGWPKSHIHYEAFAAPKPGKPFVAELKKSGKTVYVSEDQSLLEALEANDVEIPNLCRGGVCGQCMSTVIDGEVEHRDNFLSAEEKASNCCIMPCVSRSKTGRLNLDI; encoded by the coding sequence ATGAGTCAGACTGCAATAACCGTTAAAGTGAGCAACATTCGGAAAGTTGCTCCTACCATTCGCGAATTCACCTTGACACCAGTTGACGGAGATTTCTTTCCTTTTTCACCCGGGTCGCACGTGGTAGTTGAAATGCCTGCCGAAGGTAAAAAAATCCGCAACGCATATTCACTTTTAAGTGATCCTCGAGATCCACAAAGCTACCGCATTGCTGTGCGCTTACAGCCAGAGTCTCGAGGCGGTTCAATTTACATGCACGAAAAGGTTCAACTCGGTGACGAGTTAATTATCACACCGCCATCAAACCTGTTCGCACCAGACTGGCGAGCAAAAAAACATCTGTTTTTTGCTGGTGGTGTCGGCATTACCCCATTTATGTCCTATATACCGGAAATGCTTCGCCAAAATGCAGATTTTGAGCTTTACTACATGTATCGAAGTACACAAACCGGTGCCTATATCAATGAACTAAAAGAAATGTTGAGCAATCGACTTCACGCTTATGATTCCGCTGTATCTAACCGCGCCGATATTGCAAAAATCATGGCCGAGTGCCCACAAGGAACCCATATTTATATCTGCGGCCCAGAATCTTTGATTGAAACAATTCTTAAGATTGGCGAAAAAACCGGCTGGCCTAAATCTCACATTCATTATGAAGCTTTTGCGGCTCCAAAACCTGGAAAACCATTCGTTGCGGAACTCAAGAAATCAGGTAAGACCGTCTATGTCAGCGAAGACCAATCGTTGCTTGAAGCACTTGAAGCAAACGACGTCGAAATCCCTAACCTTTGCCGAGGCGGAGTCTGTGGTCAATGTATGTCAACCGTTATCGATGGAGAAGTAGAACATCGAGACAACTTTCTATCGGCGGAAGAAAAGGCTAGCAATTGCTGCATCATGCCTTGTGTTTCCAGATCTAAAACGGGCCGCTTAAACCTAGATATTTAA